The nucleotide sequence CAATCTACGTCACTCGCAACCCCGACAAGCTCCAGGGTATCCGCGGGCTCGTGGCGGACAAGCTGCCGTCCTGACCTGGGCCACGGGTTCAGGTGTTCGTTCAAGGCGCGACGAAGCACGCCTGGATGCGGCCGGCGTCTGTCCATTCGCCCGCTTCGGCAGGAATACCGCGTTGCGACCACCCTCCCCGCCGTGGACCCTGCCGCCGGACTGATGTTGCAAGGGGGCGAATCATGCGTGGACCGTCGAAGCAAACTCGCGGCTGGAGCGCTTTGCTCCTCGGGGGGCTCCTCTCTCTGGCGTGTGGCGGTGAAGCGGAGCTGTTCGAAGGCAACTCCCCTTCGAGAGAGGACGCCGAGGCCGGGCTTCATGGTCCGGGGAGCCAGGGGCCCTACCCGAACTGGGCGACACCGACCTTCGCGACGGATGCCCAGGTGGCCGAGGACGGAAACCAGTTCTTCGTGGCCTGGTCCGACGGCCGCCCCGGCCGCTTCTACGCCGCGCGCGTCTCGAAGAATGGCCGGCTGCTGGACCCGGATGCCATCCCCCTCAACCCCGGTTTTCGACCCGACGCCTACTACCATGCGACCGCGTTCGATGGCCGGCAGTTCCTCGTCGTCTGGACCGGAGACACCTCCATCTTCCTGACGCGTGTCAACCGGAACGGGACATTGGACGGCCCGCCGGTCACGCTCTTCACCCCCACCGACCACCAGCCCGCGGGCTCCCCGGGCATCGCCTGCCACGACCGCAAGTGCCTGGTGGCGTGGATTGGCTTCGGTGGAACCGCCACTGGCGCGGTCCGCGGCATCACCCTGAACACGGCGAAGCCGGGCTTCGACGTCCAGGAAGTCTTCATCTCCAACCAGCTGTCTGCCATCAACTCCTATGGCGTCGCGGTGGCCTGGTCCCATGACCGGTACCTGGCGACATGGACGGACGCTCGCTTCGGCAGCCAGGACATCTTCGCCGCGAGAATCCGGCGCACGGGCGCGGTGCTCGACCCGGACGGCTTCGTCATCTCCGCTGCGCCGGGCAATCAGAACTTCTCGGCGGTGACGGCGACGAAGAAGGGCTTCTTCGTCGCCTGGAGCGACGCACGCAATGGCACCCCCGACATCTACGGCGCCCGAGTGAAGGACGGGACGGCGAACGTCCTGGACCCCAGCGGCATCCCCATCGCCACCTCGGGCACGAGCGACATCACGCCCAAGGTCGCCTCCGAGGGCCACCAGGTGCTCGTCACCTGGAGCGCGCTGACGGCCGACACCGGCCGCGTCCGTGGCGCCCGAGTGAAGCTGAACGGGGACGTCCGTGACCGCCACGGCTTCGCCATCTCCCGTGGCGCGGCGGCTCGCCAGCTCGTGTCTGGCAACGTGGCCTATGCCAACGACAAGTACTTCGTCGTCTACGGGCGTGCCCCCGTGCTCGATGAACCGCCCTATCAGGTCATCGTGGGGACCCGCGTGAAGCAGGATGATGTCTTGGACATCCCAGCCATCCGCATTTCACACGCGCCTTCGGTCGAACAACTCGCGCCGTGACGCGCGCCCTGGGTCAGGCGTTGTAGGCCCGTACCATCGGGGCCTCGCGCCAGAGACGCCCGTGTTGTCCTCGTAAGTCGTGACGTTGCGCGGAGGCACGGGCGTTCCTCGACACCGTGGCGCGGTCGCCCATGCTGCCTCGCACGTGCGTGCTGGACGCGGCCTGGGTGGAGAGCCGGGGCTGGGCGCTCCTGGAAGCCAACGCCGCGTGGGGCGCTGGGCTCAACGGCTGCGACGCGGCCGAAGCCGCCCGCTGTATCGCCGAAGCCACGCGCGCCTGAGCCGCCTCACCTCCAGCAGCGACGCGTGGCCTACGAGCCCGTCCACGCGGTGAGCGTCAAGGTAGTTGTCGCGTGAGAGGGTTCAACCGATGCGCTTCAACTCCTGCACGGCCGGGGTGGGGTTCGGGGAGGGGTTGAGGCGCACCGGGCCTGCTGGCGTCCAGTTCCGCGTGTCTCGACTCCATCGCTCAGGATGGCGGGCTTGAGCTCGCTGGTACACCTGATGGCGCTGAGCGAGTAGCGCCGT is from Myxococcus virescens and encodes:
- a CDS encoding DUF4343 domain-containing protein, whose product is MARSPMLPRTCVLDAAWVESRGWALLEANAAWGAGLNGCDAAEAARCIAEATRA
- a CDS encoding integrase core domain-containing protein: PQRPFASAEDARAWVARFVAWYNTEHLHSAIRFVTPDDRHFSRETALLAQRHQVYQRAQARHPERWSRDTRNWTPAGPVRLNPSPNPTPAVQELKRIG